One Sporocytophaga myxococcoides genomic window carries:
- a CDS encoding AMP-binding protein, with the protein MEVYLNNRKIELEKLDLFTTSDEYESTTITFLKDWLNYEDIFYLKTSGSTSTPKVIEISREQMEASARATIKALKLKSGDRALICINTNMIGGKMMLVRTLIEKFNAYIIPPVSDPFKSIPEKFEFDFTAIVPLQLETILNNPESSAKLNKLKAVIVGGAVVSESLKSRLQNLTVPIYSTYGMTETVSHIALKLLNGPEQSDYFKVFDGIETRVDSRGCLEIKGTVTNNQWIITNDLVQFHSEREFTWLGRIDNIINSGGIKLQIESIENKINTILKDRNYDGNFFLSKNADEKLGEALAFYYEGIETQKSEILQLLKKELSKYEVPRYIVFCKTFEYTTSGKIDKLMTIKNNK; encoded by the coding sequence GTGGAAGTCTACCTTAATAATCGAAAAATTGAATTAGAAAAGCTGGATCTTTTCACCACTTCCGATGAATATGAGTCCACGACAATTACTTTTTTAAAGGACTGGTTGAATTACGAAGATATTTTTTATCTAAAGACTTCTGGATCCACTTCAACACCCAAAGTCATTGAGATAAGCAGAGAACAGATGGAAGCAAGTGCCAGAGCTACAATAAAAGCGCTTAAACTGAAGTCAGGAGATAGAGCCTTAATTTGCATCAACACCAATATGATTGGAGGTAAAATGATGCTTGTCAGAACGTTGATAGAAAAATTTAATGCTTATATCATCCCTCCTGTTTCAGATCCATTTAAATCAATTCCTGAGAAGTTTGAATTTGATTTTACAGCAATAGTTCCGCTTCAGCTGGAAACCATATTAAATAATCCTGAAAGTTCAGCAAAATTAAACAAGTTAAAAGCCGTCATAGTAGGTGGGGCAGTAGTATCAGAATCATTGAAATCCCGACTTCAGAATTTAACTGTCCCGATTTATAGTACATATGGAATGACTGAAACAGTAAGTCATATAGCGTTAAAATTATTAAATGGGCCTGAGCAATCTGATTATTTTAAAGTATTTGATGGTATAGAGACAAGAGTAGATTCCAGAGGCTGTCTGGAAATTAAAGGCACCGTAACCAACAATCAATGGATAATTACTAACGATCTCGTTCAATTTCATTCTGAAAGAGAATTCACCTGGCTTGGAAGGATTGATAATATTATTAATTCAGGAGGAATAAAACTTCAGATAGAATCAATAGAAAATAAGATTAACACAATTCTAAAAGATAGAAATTATGATGGAAATTTCTTTTTAAGCAAAAATGCTGATGAAAAATTGGGAGAAGCATTGGCCTTTTATTACGAAGGCATTGAAACCCAAAAATCAGAAATTCTTCAGTTATTAAAAAAAGAATTATCCAAATATGAAGTGCCAAGATATATTGTATTTTGTAAAACTTTCGAATACACCACTTCAGGAAAAATTGACAAACTAATGACAATTAAAAACAATAAATAA
- a CDS encoding XRE family transcriptional regulator — MTLISDNIKHLRKQKGFTQEQLAEKVGIKRSLLGAYEEGRAEPGLYNLIMFSKILEVSVDALISGDLKDPESYRQMMQKDIEAKKLRVLSITVDKNDNESVPMVPQKAAAGYLNGYADPEYIGDLPNFYLPNFKNGTFRAFEISGDSMLPLVSGTIIIGQYVDNWNYVKDDQTYIVVTSKEGIVYKRVTNYLKTKEVFLLTSDNPVYSSYEVHPDDILEIWEAKAFISTEFPKPDMSIEKLAHMVVNMKEELKNLKK; from the coding sequence ATGACTCTGATAAGTGACAATATTAAGCATTTAAGGAAGCAAAAAGGATTTACTCAGGAACAATTGGCCGAAAAAGTTGGAATAAAAAGGTCATTATTAGGGGCTTATGAAGAGGGGAGAGCAGAGCCTGGTTTATATAACCTTATCATGTTTTCTAAAATATTGGAAGTATCTGTAGACGCCCTCATTAGTGGGGATTTAAAAGATCCTGAAAGCTATAGGCAAATGATGCAGAAAGATATTGAAGCTAAAAAGTTAAGAGTGCTTTCAATTACTGTAGATAAAAATGATAATGAATCAGTTCCTATGGTTCCTCAAAAAGCAGCGGCAGGTTATCTCAATGGATATGCCGACCCTGAATATATTGGGGACCTTCCTAATTTTTATCTTCCGAACTTTAAGAATGGAACGTTCCGTGCTTTTGAAATTTCAGGAGATTCAATGTTGCCGCTTGTCTCTGGTACCATTATCATTGGCCAATATGTCGATAACTGGAATTATGTCAAAGATGATCAGACTTATATTGTCGTGACTTCAAAAGAAGGTATAGTTTACAAAAGAGTGACTAATTACTTAAAAACTAAAGAGGTATTTCTTTTAACATCAGATAACCCGGTTTATTCTTCTTATGAAGTACACCCGGATGATATACTCGAAATATGGGAGGCTAAAGCGTTCATCAGTACTGAGTTTCCAAAGCCCGATATGTCAATTGAGAAGCTAGCGCACATGGTTGTAAACATGAAAGAAGAACTTAAAAACCTGAAGAAGTAA
- a CDS encoding Fpg/Nei family DNA glycosylase has translation MPELPDVSVFKDYFDKTTFKKKIKRVEVFEKRIIKGTSEKELNNVLKGKFFKKSGRYGKHLFAEIDSEAGLDIHFGMTGDLELIDDLSKIPPFTRLLFIFQDGEGLAFEDQRIFGHISLVHNFDDLISRYRLGKDALEITAEEFQETIHKRKGKIKSLLMNQSLISGLGNVYADEILFQAGIHPESKGSRIPEEKIKKLFSTMNKVLKTAIKYAAKREDFPSKFLINHRKKNEDCPDKCGKIDIIKINGRTTYFCGACQELF, from the coding sequence ATGCCGGAACTACCAGATGTTTCTGTCTTCAAAGATTATTTTGACAAAACTACTTTCAAAAAAAAGATTAAAAGAGTTGAAGTTTTTGAAAAACGTATTATTAAAGGAACCTCAGAAAAAGAACTAAACAACGTCTTAAAGGGCAAGTTTTTTAAAAAATCAGGTAGGTATGGAAAACATCTCTTTGCAGAAATAGATTCTGAAGCGGGCCTGGATATTCATTTCGGAATGACAGGTGATCTTGAACTTATTGATGATCTTTCTAAAATTCCTCCATTTACAAGGTTACTTTTTATTTTTCAGGACGGAGAAGGGTTAGCCTTTGAAGATCAGAGAATATTCGGACATATCAGTCTTGTACATAACTTTGATGATCTGATCTCACGATATCGATTAGGAAAAGATGCTCTGGAAATAACCGCTGAAGAGTTTCAGGAAACAATTCATAAAAGGAAAGGGAAGATCAAATCTCTTCTGATGAATCAGTCTTTGATTTCCGGTCTAGGAAATGTTTATGCAGACGAAATTCTTTTTCAGGCTGGTATTCATCCGGAATCAAAGGGAAGCCGAATCCCTGAGGAAAAAATAAAGAAGTTGTTTTCAACTATGAATAAGGTTTTAAAAACCGCTATAAAATACGCTGCTAAAAGAGAAGATTTCCCATCTAAGTTTTTAATAAATCATAGAAAGAAAAATGAAGATTGTCCGGATAAATGCGGTAAAATCGACATAATTAAAATAAATGGGCGTACTACTTATTTTTGCGGCGCTTGTCAGGAGCTTTTTTAG